A region from the Falco rusticolus isolate bFalRus1 chromosome 4, bFalRus1.pri, whole genome shotgun sequence genome encodes:
- the WFIKKN1 gene encoding WAP, Kazal, immunoglobulin, Kunitz and NTR domain-containing protein 1, which produces MGFIPSPRQRARPAAGGGQMPPRRDRGRPGRGQRAGGRQRGPVGIALLLPWLAAAAGLSLRPGGTRHLGVCPNQLNPNLWVDAQSTCERECQADQDCEGFEKCCTNVCGLRSCVAARFADGSLPALALAPAASCESFVCAQQGSDCDIWDGQPVCKCKDRCEKEPNFTCASDGLTYYNKCYMDAEACLRGTRLTTVPCKHIFTWPDTSPVPQETTARPTPGAGPEVPVPPALYSNPFHQSVRAGGTVSFRCDVSGRPRPDITWEKQSEREENFIMRPDQMYGNVVVTNIGQLVIYNARHEDAGIYTCTARNAAGLLRADFPLSVVRREPGGTPRAGSPQPFPSAECLKEPDRRRCEALEVRWHFDAKQGSCLTFRYGGCGANRNHFETYEECRAACLGSARPTCLLPMVQGPCQNWEPRWAYNHLLKQCHSFIYGGCEGNTNNFESKETCEDVCPFPKSLQCKACRLKSKMVLSLCRSDFAIVGRLMEIVEDQDSGIARFALEDVLKDEKMGLKFFNIKYLEVTLTDMDWSCPCPNMTAEDGPLIIMGEVHDGMATLDPSSYVRAANDKRVKKIYELMEKKTCDLLNRFQD; this is translated from the exons ATGGGATTTATCCCAAGCCCTCGCCAGCGCGCcaggccggcggcggggggcggccaGATGCCGCCTCGCCGGGACCGCGgccgcccgggccggggccAGCGGGCGGGTgggcggcagcggggcccgGTGGGCATcgcgctgctgctgccctggctggcggcggcggccggaCTGAGCCTGCGGCCGGGCGGGACGCGGCACCTGGGGGTCTGCCCCAACCAGCTGAACCCCAACCTGTGGGTGGACGCGCAGAGCACCTGCGAGCGGGAGTGCCAGGCCGACCAG GACTGTGAAGGCTTCGAGAAATGCTGCACCAACGTGTGCGGGCTGCGGAGCTGCGTGGCTGCCCGCTTTGCTGACGGGAGCCTGCCAGCACTGGCGCTGGCACCAGCAGCCTCGTGCGAGAGCTTTGTGTGCGCGCAGCAGGGCTCCGACTGCGACATCTGGGACGGGCAGCCCGTCTGCAAGTGCAAGGACCGCTGTGAGAAGGAGCCCAACTTCACCTGTGCCTCCGACGGCCTCACCTACTACAACAAGTGCTACATGGATGCCGAGGCGTGCCTGCGCGGCACCCGCCTCACCACCGTCCCCTGCAAGCACATCTTCACCTGGCCCGACACCAGCCCCGTGCCGCAGGAGACGACGGCGCGCCCCACACCGGGAGCCGGCCCCGAGGTGCCGGTGCCCCCCGCCCTCTACAGCAACCCCTTCCACCAGTCGGTGCGTGCCGGTGGCACCGTCAGCTTCCGCTGCGACGTCAGCGGCCGCCCGCGGCCGGACAtcacctgggagaagcagagcGAGCGGGAGGAGAACTTCATCATGCGGCCAGACCAGATGTATGGCAACGTGGTGGTCACCAACATCGGCCAGCTGGTCATCTACAATGCCCGCCACGAGGACGCCGGCATCTACACCTGCACGGCCAGGAACGCCGCTGGGCTGCTCCGCGCCGACTTCCCGCTGTCGGTGGTCAGGCGGGAGCCCGGGGGGACCCCGCGGgccggcagcccccagcccttccccagcgCCGAGTGCCTGAAGGAGCCGGACCGGCGGCGGTGCGAGGCCCTGGAGGTGCGCTGGCACTTCGATGCCAAGCAGGGCTCCTGCCTCACCTTCCGCTacgggggctgcggggccaaCAGAAACCATTTTGAGACCTACGAGGAGTGCCGGGCTGCCTGCTTGGGCAGCGCCCGtcccacctgcctgctgcccatGGTGCAGGGTCCCTGCCAGAACTGGGAGCCCCGCTGGGCGTACAACCACCTGCTGAAGCAGTGCCACTCCTTCATCTACGGCGGCTGCGAGGGCAACACCAACAACTTTGAGAGCAAGGAGACCTGTGAGGACGTCTGCCCCTTCCCCAAGAGCCTGCAGTGCAAGGCCTGCCGCCTGAAGAGCAAGATGGTGCTGAGCCTCTGCCGCAGCGACTTCGCCATCGTGGGCCGGCTGATGGAGATCGTGGAGGACCAGGACTCCGGCATCGCCCGCTTCGCCCTCGAGGATGTCCTCAAGGATGAGAAGATGGGCCTTAAGTTCTTCAACATCAAGTACCTGGAGGTGACCTTGACTGACATGGACTggagctgcccctgccccaaCATGACGGCGGAGGACGGGCCACTTATCATCATGGGCGAGGTGCACGATGGCATGGCCACGCTGGACCCCAGCAGCTACGTCCGGGCGGCCAACGACAAGCGGGTGAAGAAGATCTATGAGCTGATGGAGAAGAAAACCTGCGACCTCCTGAACCGCTTCCAGGACTAG